One Rubripirellula reticaptiva genomic region harbors:
- a CDS encoding FeoA family protein, whose product MTTLDQLLPGQRGEIVRIDGADGIASRLREMGFIPGEAVEYLRRAPLGDPVKCSVQGCRIAVRNGEARRVFVQPIG is encoded by the coding sequence TTGACGACTCTTGACCAGCTGCTGCCCGGACAACGTGGTGAAATCGTTCGCATCGATGGTGCGGATGGAATTGCTTCCCGCCTTCGCGAAATGGGGTTCATCCCCGGCGAAGCGGTTGAGTATTTGCGTCGGGCGCCGCTAGGCGATCCGGTGAAGTGCTCGGTCCAGGGATGCCGAATCGCGGTCCGCAACGGTGAAGCTCGCCGTGTTTTCGTTCAGCCGATCGGCTGA